One segment of Triticum aestivum cultivar Chinese Spring chromosome 2A, IWGSC CS RefSeq v2.1, whole genome shotgun sequence DNA contains the following:
- the LOC123188626 gene encoding uncharacterized protein isoform X1: MPAHHHPPKVTGISLQPAPLWMKTPASHFCHICDPPPSKVLDPPTRIQLLPGAPTETRTLHTGAIFRSPRAPTGSPCRWCYAPHRLTCCRPSCLPHHHLQMEKTSACRRRARWITSSYIASMPVRCGSNASPRLRSLWSCCHMDMKGWRTGG, from the exons ATGCCGGCGCACCACCACCCTCCAAAGGTCACCGGGATCTCGCTGCAGCCCGCCCCTCTGTGGATGAAGACCCCCGCGAGCCACTTCTGCCACATCTGTGATCCACCTCCTAGCAAAGTCCTAGATCCTCCGACGAGGATCCAGCTCCTCCCTGGCGCGCCGACGGAGACCCGCACACTCCACACTGGCGCCATCTTCCGCTCGCCTCGAGCTCCCACCGGCTCGCCCTGCCGCTGGTGCTATGCTCCCCATCGCCTCACATGTTGTCGTCCATCGTGCCTACCACACCACCACCTGCAGATGGAGAAGACCTCGGCTTGCAG GAGGAGGGCACGGTGGATCACATCCTCATACATTGCGTCTATGCCAGTCAGGTGTGGTTCCAATGCTTCACCAAGGTTGAGATCCCTTTGGAGCTGTTGCCACATGGACATGAAAGGGTGGAGGACTGGTGGGTAG
- the LOC123188626 gene encoding uncharacterized protein isoform X2, which yields MLPIASHVVVHRAYHTTTCRWRRPRLAGRGGLDLQFYSRCVQEEGTVDHILIHCVYASQVWFQCFTKVEIPLELLPHGHERVEDWWVASRKRVPKVQRKDYDSCHGGLLEFMEQRNSMVFGRSNMCNELDTVRDILRER from the exons ATGCTCCCCATCGCCTCACATGTTGTCGTCCATCGTGCCTACCACACCACCACCTGCAGATGGAGAAGACCTCGGCTTGCAGGTAGAGGAGGCCTCGACCTGCAGTTCTACAGTAGATGTGTCCAG GAGGAGGGCACGGTGGATCACATCCTCATACATTGCGTCTATGCCAGTCAGGTGTGGTTCCAATGCTTCACCAAGGTTGAGATCCCTTTGGAGCTGTTGCCACATGGACATGAAAGGGTGGAGGACTGGTGGGTAGCTTCGAGGAAGAGGGTACCGAAGGTACAGCGGAAGGACTATGATTCTTGTCACGGTGGTTTGTTGGAATTTATGGAGCAGAGGAATAGTATGGTTTTTGGTAGGAGCAACATGTGTAATGAACTAGATACGGTCAGGGACATTCTCAGGGAACGCTAA